A single window of Leptolyngbya ohadii IS1 DNA harbors:
- a CDS encoding zinc-dependent alcohol dehydrogenase family protein — MKAVLMIAPGSPDVLQLHDVPLPQIQQERQILVRLKAAGVNPIDTKLRQRGTFYPEQMPAILGCDGAGVVEAIGSGVQQFRVGDAVYFCHGGLGGHPGNYAEYAIVDERFAAPKPGSIDFAAAAAAPLVLITAWEALYDRGRLEAGRKVLIHAGAGGVGHVAIQLAKLAGATVCTTVSTPEKANFVRQLGADHVILYRETDPIQAVLDWTNGEGVDLTFDTIGGKVLSQSFAQTAVYGDVVTILAPDPQTDWKTARDRNLRVSYELMLTPMLKGMMQAQIDQAKILRQCTRLIDQKELVIHISQTFPLAEAAAAHRSIETGSTMGKLVLLTES; from the coding sequence GTGAAAGCCGTTTTGATGATCGCCCCCGGTAGCCCTGATGTTTTGCAGCTTCATGACGTTCCGCTTCCTCAGATTCAGCAGGAGCGACAGATTTTAGTTCGCCTCAAAGCAGCAGGCGTTAACCCGATCGACACCAAGTTGCGGCAGCGCGGCACTTTCTACCCGGAACAAATGCCCGCGATTCTGGGCTGCGATGGGGCGGGAGTGGTGGAAGCGATCGGCTCAGGGGTTCAGCAGTTTCGCGTGGGGGATGCGGTTTATTTCTGTCACGGGGGCTTAGGGGGACATCCGGGCAACTATGCCGAATATGCGATCGTCGATGAGCGATTTGCTGCCCCGAAACCCGGTTCGATCGATTTTGCAGCGGCAGCAGCGGCTCCCCTGGTTCTGATTACGGCATGGGAAGCCCTGTACGATCGGGGACGACTGGAGGCGGGACGCAAAGTTCTCATCCATGCGGGTGCGGGAGGAGTGGGTCATGTGGCGATTCAGCTTGCGAAACTCGCAGGGGCAACAGTCTGTACAACGGTCAGTACTCCCGAAAAGGCGAATTTTGTGCGGCAGTTGGGCGCAGACCATGTAATTCTCTACCGTGAAACCGACCCGATTCAAGCCGTACTGGACTGGACAAACGGGGAAGGCGTGGATCTGACCTTTGATACGATCGGCGGCAAAGTCCTGTCCCAAAGTTTTGCCCAGACTGCTGTTTACGGGGATGTCGTCACTATCCTTGCTCCCGATCCGCAGACGGACTGGAAAACTGCCCGCGATCGCAATTTGCGCGTCAGCTACGAACTGATGCTCACCCCAATGCTGAAAGGCATGATGCAGGCTCAGATCGATCAGGCGAAGATTCTGCGGCAGTGTACCCGTTTGATCGATCAGAAGGAACTCGTGATTCACATCAGCCAGACTTTTCCTTTAGCCGAAGCAGCGGCGGCGCATCGATCGATCGAAACCGGATCAACGATGGGCAAGCTGGTGTTACTGACCGAATCCTAG
- a CDS encoding SH3 domain-containing protein — protein sequence MKFRAFPVLVTTLALSLATALSALAQTATIQGNRVNVRRYPSTSAEIQSYASAGDRVEIVQSTNAPDGALWYMVMFPNTGVRGWVRSDLVRLGGQPPSSSTERISFAPGTSGATVGGRVQGTQSKNYLLGASAGQTITTAITGTSPHLQVRVIAPNGVDIYVGSANWSGVLPISGDYQLQVRMVPEMQQSGASGEYSLTVAVR from the coding sequence ATGAAGTTTAGAGCTTTTCCAGTCCTGGTCACGACCCTTGCCCTATCTTTGGCAACGGCACTCTCTGCCCTGGCACAAACGGCAACCATCCAGGGAAACCGAGTGAATGTGCGGCGCTATCCCTCCACCAGCGCAGAGATTCAGTCCTATGCCTCAGCGGGCGATCGCGTCGAAATCGTGCAAAGTACGAATGCCCCAGACGGTGCGCTCTGGTACATGGTGATGTTTCCAAACACGGGGGTACGAGGCTGGGTACGAAGCGATTTAGTGCGCCTGGGCGGACAACCTCCTAGCAGTTCGACCGAGCGAATCTCGTTTGCACCAGGAACATCAGGAGCCACCGTTGGCGGTCGCGTTCAGGGGACACAGTCGAAGAATTACCTGCTGGGTGCCAGTGCTGGACAGACCATCACCACCGCAATTACTGGAACCAGTCCCCATCTCCAGGTGCGGGTCATTGCCCCCAACGGGGTTGATATCTATGTGGGAAGTGCAAACTGGTCGGGCGTGTTGCCCATCAGCGGAGACTATCAACTCCAGGTGCGAATGGTTCCTGAAATGCAGCAGTCGGGCGCAAGCGGAGAATATAGCCTCACCGTTGCAGTCCGCTAA
- a CDS encoding ArsC/Spx/MgsR family protein: protein MATVIFYEKPGCINNTKQKALLKAAGHSIDARNLLTESWTVERLEAFFRQRPIAEWFNSSAPLIKSGEVVPSQLDRSTAIQLMIQNPLLIRRPLIQSGDRYTVGFDVDEIESWLGLTPVQENQQTFCDELKQQDLQNCPRSTHAVSAAFT, encoded by the coding sequence ATGGCAACTGTTATCTTCTATGAAAAACCAGGCTGCATTAATAACACCAAGCAAAAAGCCCTGCTAAAAGCAGCAGGACATTCGATCGATGCCCGCAATTTGTTAACAGAAAGCTGGACTGTTGAGCGATTAGAGGCTTTCTTTAGGCAACGTCCGATCGCAGAATGGTTTAACTCCAGCGCACCGTTAATCAAATCAGGGGAAGTGGTTCCTTCCCAGCTCGATCGCTCCACGGCAATACAGCTCATGATCCAGAATCCGCTGCTGATCCGGCGACCGTTAATTCAGAGCGGCGATCGCTATACCGTGGGCTTTGATGTCGATGAAATTGAGTCCTGGTTAGGATTAACGCCTGTTCAGGAAAATCAACAAACCTTTTGTGATGAATTAAAGCAGCAGGATTTGCAGAATTGTCCGCGATCGACTCATGCTGTATCTGCGGCATTCACTTAA
- a CDS encoding 8-oxoguanine deaminase has translation MPTLLVKNIHTLATMDDDRQEIRHAALFVRDNVIEQVGATADLPDTADEVLDLRDRYVVLPGLVNTHHHFYQTLTRVVPAAQNCDLFNWLQSLYPIWANLTPEAIYISAQMAAVELIRSGCTTASDHLYIFPNGSTLDDEIRGVQEVGLRFHASRGSMSVGESQGGLPPDSVVEREADILKDSQRLIEQYHDNDRHAMLRITLAPCSPFTVSQDLMRESAAMARSYPGIRLHTHLAENKSDVEYSLATFGMTPGDYAESVGWVGSDVWHAHCVQLDDRAIQQFGRTGTGVAHCPCSNMRLASGLAPIRKMLNHKVPVGLGVDGSASNDTSNMINEARTAFLMARVRELDAAAMTAREALEIGTRGGAKVLGRDDIGYLAPGMSADFIAINLDRPEFAGALHDPIAAMIFCQVNTVDYSFINGRKVVDQGRVTTIELETLVEKHNRLAYQLMG, from the coding sequence ATGCCGACCCTGCTTGTCAAAAACATCCACACTCTCGCGACCATGGACGACGATCGCCAGGAAATCCGCCATGCGGCTCTGTTTGTGCGAGATAACGTGATTGAACAGGTAGGCGCAACGGCTGATCTTCCGGATACTGCTGACGAAGTGCTGGATTTGCGCGATCGCTATGTCGTATTGCCCGGTCTGGTGAATACCCACCATCACTTTTATCAGACTCTCACCCGCGTCGTGCCAGCGGCTCAGAACTGCGATTTGTTTAACTGGCTGCAATCCCTGTATCCGATCTGGGCAAACCTGACGCCAGAGGCAATTTATATCAGTGCCCAAATGGCAGCCGTGGAACTCATCCGATCGGGCTGTACAACGGCAAGCGATCACCTCTACATTTTCCCGAACGGCAGTACGCTGGATGACGAGATTCGGGGGGTGCAGGAAGTCGGGCTGCGGTTTCATGCCAGTCGGGGCAGTATGAGCGTGGGGGAGAGCCAGGGGGGACTGCCGCCGGATTCCGTTGTGGAGAGGGAAGCGGACATTTTGAAGGACAGCCAGCGACTCATTGAGCAATATCACGACAACGATCGTCATGCGATGCTGCGAATTACCCTTGCACCCTGTTCGCCTTTTACAGTGTCGCAGGATTTGATGCGCGAATCGGCAGCAATGGCGCGATCGTATCCCGGTATCCGACTGCATACCCATCTGGCAGAAAATAAGTCAGACGTAGAGTACAGCCTTGCCACCTTTGGCATGACCCCAGGAGACTATGCGGAATCCGTGGGTTGGGTGGGATCGGATGTGTGGCACGCCCACTGCGTTCAGTTAGACGATCGGGCGATTCAACAGTTTGGCAGAACCGGAACCGGAGTTGCCCATTGTCCCTGTAGCAATATGCGGCTTGCCAGCGGTTTAGCCCCCATTCGTAAAATGCTGAATCACAAAGTCCCGGTGGGTTTGGGTGTGGATGGCTCTGCCTCCAACGACACCTCGAATATGATCAACGAAGCGAGAACCGCATTTCTGATGGCGCGAGTCCGCGAACTGGATGCCGCTGCCATGACCGCACGGGAAGCACTGGAGATCGGCACGCGAGGCGGCGCAAAGGTATTAGGACGGGATGATATCGGCTATCTCGCTCCGGGTATGTCGGCGGACTTCATTGCCATCAACCTCGATCGCCCTGAGTTTGCGGGTGCGCTGCATGACCCGATCGCCGCCATGATTTTCTGTCAGGTGAATACGGTGGACTACAGCTTTATCAACGGTCGCAAAGTAGTGGATCAGGGGCGGGTGACGACGATCGAGCTAGAAACGCTGGTGGAAAAACACAATCGATTGGCATATCAGCTCATGGGTTAA
- a CDS encoding DUF1294 domain-containing protein has product MTDPTKSGLRHGKLIKWKDDRGFGFIQPADGSEEVFLHISELKDSTRRPQIGDTIYYRVVTQDGKARACNGFIQGARRKPDLRSADRQSSTGAASSTALGRSSVLEGILLSVIPLIGAVRFAAITGNGLPLILYPIMSLITYVLYSVDKSRAQKGEWRIQESTLHLGELAGGWLGGFIAQRMLRHKNRKKSYQTTFWGIVTAHQMGWLGWLFFGESLGL; this is encoded by the coding sequence GTGACTGACCCAACCAAGTCTGGTTTACGGCATGGGAAATTAATCAAATGGAAAGACGATCGGGGATTTGGTTTCATCCAACCCGCAGACGGCAGTGAAGAGGTGTTTCTGCACATTTCTGAGTTAAAAGACAGCACCCGTCGCCCACAGATCGGCGATACGATTTACTACCGCGTTGTCACTCAGGATGGGAAAGCTCGCGCCTGCAATGGCTTTATTCAGGGGGCAAGACGTAAGCCAGATCTACGAAGTGCCGATCGCCAGAGTTCAACAGGTGCAGCCTCTTCAACGGCATTGGGTCGATCTTCAGTGCTTGAGGGAATCTTGCTATCGGTTATTCCTCTGATTGGCGCAGTTCGGTTCGCTGCAATCACGGGCAATGGGCTACCGCTTATTCTTTATCCCATCATGAGCCTGATTACCTATGTCCTCTATTCCGTCGATAAATCCCGCGCCCAGAAGGGAGAGTGGCGAATTCAAGAATCAACGCTGCATCTGGGTGAATTGGCAGGAGGATGGCTTGGCGGATTCATTGCTCAGCGTATGCTGCGTCATAAAAACCGTAAAAAGAGCTATCAGACTACCTTCTGGGGAATTGTTACCGCTCATCAAATGGGCTGGCTAGGCTGGCTGTTCTTCGGCGAATCGCTTGGACTATAG
- a CDS encoding glycosyltransferase yields the protein MGKPLRKLYFLLPGTGGKFACGGLWAELKTLKLAQQICEAEIVTYRQREKDTLFLDDVLQQPDLNQIIFVMSWGFDVPKLAKRLQGHQAIYHAHSAEYGFRLPSSVPIVTVSRNSLGYWGQRSPHALMYYLPNQIGDEFRNLDLNRDIDVLIQKRKSSEYLMQQLIPALQKHCNVYVVDHFVEDLGQLFNRAKVYLYDSAEYWAQQGVSEGFGLQPLEAMACGCQVFSSVNGGLSDYLDPGFNCHKIAAYSLNYDLQRILAIVQQNQPLTLPDSFLAEYRTENILNRLQLILTEINQFFNARSSGDRSDGMIPDLTPMRIWQLRAKRVLQKLNKRR from the coding sequence ATGGGAAAACCGCTGCGAAAACTTTACTTTCTGCTGCCGGGAACGGGGGGCAAGTTTGCCTGCGGCGGACTCTGGGCAGAGCTAAAAACCCTGAAGCTAGCGCAGCAGATCTGTGAAGCCGAAATCGTCACCTACCGTCAGCGGGAGAAGGATACGCTGTTCCTCGATGATGTGCTGCAACAGCCTGACCTCAATCAGATAATTTTTGTGATGAGCTGGGGATTCGATGTGCCGAAGCTGGCAAAACGTCTCCAGGGACACCAGGCGATCTATCATGCCCACAGTGCCGAATATGGCTTTCGTTTACCCTCCTCAGTGCCGATCGTTACCGTGAGCCGCAACAGTTTGGGATACTGGGGACAGCGATCGCCCCATGCGCTGATGTACTATTTGCCGAATCAAATTGGAGATGAGTTTCGGAATCTGGATCTGAATCGCGATATTGATGTGCTGATACAGAAAAGGAAATCCTCAGAATATTTGATGCAGCAATTAATTCCGGCTTTGCAGAAACACTGTAATGTCTACGTGGTCGATCATTTTGTCGAAGACCTAGGGCAACTCTTTAATCGCGCCAAGGTTTACCTATACGACTCCGCCGAATACTGGGCACAGCAGGGCGTGAGCGAAGGCTTTGGACTTCAGCCCCTCGAAGCAATGGCTTGCGGCTGTCAGGTTTTCTCCAGCGTCAACGGCGGACTTTCTGACTACCTCGATCCGGGCTTCAACTGCCACAAAATCGCCGCCTATTCCCTCAACTATGACCTTCAGCGGATTCTGGCGATCGTCCAGCAAAACCAGCCCCTCACCCTCCCCGACTCCTTCCTGGCGGAGTATCGCACCGAAAATATTCTGAATCGTTTACAGCTCATTCTCACCGAAATCAATCAGTTTTTTAATGCGCGATCGTCCGGCGATCGATCGGATGGAATGATTCCGGATTTGACACCGATGAGAATCTGGCAATTAAGAGCCAAACGAGTGCTGCAAAAGCTGAATAAGCGGCGGTAG
- the guaD gene encoding guanine deaminase, whose product MQSNPMQAQDITAVRGAFLDFTGDPFRCNERDSVRYVKDGLLVLKGGKVEAFGDYGTIAPQYQGISITEYPEKLIIPGFLDIHVHYPQTEIIAAYGEQLLTWLERYTFPTEAKFHDEDYARQIATIFLDELLRNGTTTALVLTTIFPQSVEVLFEEADRRNMRMIAGQVWMDRNAPDFLTNTAINSYQQSREQIERWHNRGRQLYAITPRFAITSTDHELQLAGKLKAEFPDVYVHTHLSENAQEIAYTAELFPDTQDYLEVYEKYGLVGDRSIFAHGLHLSESEFQRLSQAGATIAFCPTSNLFLGSGLFKLHRAKSIDSPVKVGLASDVGGGTSFSMLHTMSDAYKITQLQRQNLSSFKAFYLATLGAADSLSLSDKLGNFDLGKEADFTVLDLHATPLMTLRNGTVPAASLDVLEAQLFGTMILGDDRTIAATYVAGKPLYQNPSLLGEV is encoded by the coding sequence ATGCAGTCCAACCCAATGCAGGCTCAAGACATTACCGCTGTTCGGGGTGCGTTCCTCGACTTCACTGGTGATCCATTCCGTTGCAATGAGCGAGACAGCGTTCGCTATGTGAAGGACGGTCTACTGGTGCTGAAGGGCGGCAAGGTGGAGGCATTTGGGGACTATGGGACGATCGCCCCTCAATATCAGGGCATTTCGATTACGGAGTATCCCGAAAAGCTAATTATTCCGGGCTTTCTCGATATTCACGTCCACTATCCGCAAACGGAAATTATTGCGGCATATGGGGAGCAGCTATTGACCTGGCTGGAGCGATACACCTTCCCGACGGAAGCTAAGTTTCACGATGAAGACTATGCGCGGCAGATCGCCACAATCTTTCTGGATGAACTGCTGCGAAACGGCACGACGACCGCTCTGGTACTCACGACAATTTTTCCCCAGTCGGTAGAAGTCCTGTTTGAGGAAGCCGATCGCCGCAATATGCGAATGATCGCCGGACAGGTGTGGATGGATCGCAACGCGCCAGACTTTCTGACGAATACAGCAATCAACAGCTATCAGCAAAGCCGCGAGCAGATCGAACGCTGGCACAATCGAGGCAGGCAGCTCTACGCCATTACCCCCCGCTTCGCGATTACGTCCACCGACCATGAATTGCAGCTTGCCGGAAAACTGAAGGCAGAATTTCCCGATGTCTACGTCCATACCCACCTGTCGGAAAACGCCCAGGAAATTGCCTACACCGCAGAACTGTTCCCCGATACGCAGGACTATCTAGAAGTCTACGAAAAGTATGGATTAGTAGGCGATCGCTCTATCTTTGCCCACGGTCTCCACCTCAGTGAATCGGAGTTTCAGCGGCTTTCCCAGGCAGGAGCCACGATCGCTTTTTGTCCCACTTCCAACCTGTTTTTGGGCAGCGGTTTGTTTAAGCTGCATCGCGCCAAGTCGATCGACTCTCCGGTAAAAGTGGGACTGGCTTCCGATGTGGGTGGCGGCACCAGCTTTTCCATGCTGCACACGATGAGTGATGCCTACAAAATTACCCAGCTTCAGAGACAGAATCTTTCCAGCTTCAAAGCCTTCTACCTTGCCACTCTGGGCGCAGCCGACTCCCTTTCCCTGTCCGACAAGTTGGGCAACTTTGATCTTGGCAAAGAGGCAGACTTCACCGTCCTGGATCTGCACGCCACACCCCTCATGACCCTCCGCAACGGAACCGTCCCCGCCGCATCCCTCGATGTCCTGGAAGCGCAATTATTCGGCACGATGATCCTGGGAGACGATCGCACCATTGCTGCCACCTATGTCGCCGGAAAGCCGCTGTATCAAAATCCTTCTCTCCTGGGAGAGGTCTAA
- a CDS encoding carotenoid oxygenase family protein, with amino-acid sequence MQTRPETQSTAQITPPYAIGLTTATEETTIAALPVEGRIPDWLTGSLIRTGPAKFEVGGESYRHWFDGLAMLTRFSFSDGRVSYVNRFLASDSFQEAMAKGKISRGEFGTTARNSFWERLRDPIPRPTDNANVNILPLGDRLVSTTEVPQPIVFNPDTLETLDKFPFDDHILGQMTTVHPHFDFDRQCLFNYLTAFGAPTKYNIYRMGFRSSRRELVASIPTKEPAYMHTFAMSDRYIILTEFPLRLNLLGLAMSGKPFIENYHWKTDRGTRFTIVDKDSGEVVKTCESEPFFSFHHINAFEQGDELLIDLAGYTDDKVVRDLYLNPLRTGQAGRATAAVKRYRLSLNKGDATGETLANETLELPRTHYRQINGKPYQFIYGAGNRILDNFNDQIVKINVNTGESVCWFEENCYPGEPVFVSAPNYSAEDEGILLSVVLNANCQKSFLLILDARSMTELARTEVPHVIPFQFHGQYFPAIEPAIVLSQVHR; translated from the coding sequence ATGCAAACCCGTCCCGAAACCCAATCTACCGCTCAGATCACTCCCCCCTATGCGATCGGCTTAACCACCGCAACTGAGGAAACGACGATCGCCGCTTTGCCTGTGGAGGGGCGGATTCCAGACTGGCTGACGGGATCGCTAATTCGCACGGGTCCGGCGAAGTTTGAGGTGGGGGGAGAGTCCTATCGTCACTGGTTTGATGGACTGGCGATGCTGACGCGCTTCTCGTTTTCGGATGGACGGGTGAGCTATGTGAATCGATTTCTTGCCAGTGATTCGTTTCAGGAGGCAATGGCGAAGGGCAAAATCAGCCGGGGGGAATTTGGCACGACGGCTCGAAATTCTTTCTGGGAACGACTGCGCGATCCGATCCCTCGTCCTACCGATAACGCGAATGTGAATATTCTGCCGCTGGGCGATCGCCTCGTTAGCACCACCGAAGTTCCCCAGCCGATCGTCTTTAACCCGGATACGCTGGAAACTCTGGATAAATTTCCGTTTGACGATCACATTCTGGGACAGATGACGACGGTGCATCCCCATTTTGATTTCGATCGCCAGTGTTTATTTAACTACCTGACTGCCTTTGGTGCGCCCACCAAATACAACATCTACCGGATGGGTTTCCGCAGCAGTCGGCGCGAGTTAGTGGCATCGATTCCGACGAAGGAACCCGCCTATATGCACACCTTCGCGATGAGCGATCGCTATATCATTCTCACCGAGTTTCCCCTGCGGCTAAATTTGTTGGGACTGGCAATGAGCGGCAAACCGTTTATCGAAAACTATCACTGGAAAACCGATCGCGGCACTCGTTTTACGATCGTGGATAAGGACAGCGGAGAAGTGGTGAAGACCTGTGAAAGTGAACCCTTTTTCTCGTTCCATCACATCAATGCCTTTGAACAGGGAGACGAACTGTTGATCGATCTGGCAGGCTATACGGACGATAAAGTGGTACGGGATTTATACCTGAACCCCCTGAGAACTGGACAGGCAGGTAGAGCCACCGCAGCCGTAAAGCGATATCGCCTCAGCCTAAACAAGGGTGATGCAACGGGTGAAACTTTAGCGAATGAAACGCTTGAGTTGCCGAGAACGCACTATCGACAGATAAACGGTAAACCTTATCAATTTATTTACGGTGCAGGAAACCGAATTCTGGACAACTTTAACGATCAGATCGTGAAAATTAATGTGAATACGGGAGAGAGTGTCTGCTGGTTTGAGGAAAACTGCTACCCAGGCGAGCCTGTCTTTGTTTCCGCACCTAATTATTCTGCTGAAGATGAGGGCATTCTGCTCTCCGTGGTGCTAAATGCCAATTGCCAAAAGTCTTTCCTCCTAATCCTGGATGCTCGATCGATGACCGAACTGGCACGGACAGAAGTTCCCCATGTCATTCCCTTCCAGTTCCACGGACAGTATTTTCCGGCGATCGAACCTGCGATCGTTCTAAGCCAGGTGCATCGATAA
- a CDS encoding IS701 family transposase: MVEPRAARPTLRFVDEYCEWYAPLFPEVRSFEAFKYLHVGMISELKRKTLPAIAKAVGLDNEQGLHHLLTKSPWSVTRLRQIRLKLILKLLDGQAVILLIDETGDCKKGKHTDYVKRQYIGNVGKKENGIVAVTAYALFRGMILPLSFEVYKPKERLKAGDEYKTKPQIAAEMIRELLSLGFRFELVLADSLYGESKVNFIRVLESLNLPYIVAIRSNHGMWLPQDQEVTCEPWQAFRRTFSNGKTEVRYRSEIIYGKRRTVRYWLLTTNPQTLPDNSTTYVMSNAPEVKLDEIGDRYGERTWIEYGLKQSKDALGWADFRVTHYKQIERWWEIVMSAFTMVSLFADAFNRECPLSHQIFAQHSWWNSQRGWKHLLNNLRLVIEPWIALNRLKPWLEVFEIPSFIQGFIQLIQRMQQFYCPIMHDLLLRRVLFNSA, translated from the coding sequence ATGGTAGAACCTCGTGCGGCTCGTCCTACCCTGCGCTTTGTCGATGAATATTGTGAATGGTATGCCCCGTTGTTTCCCGAAGTGCGAAGCTTTGAAGCCTTCAAATACCTGCATGTGGGCATGATCTCAGAACTAAAACGCAAAACGCTACCAGCCATTGCGAAAGCAGTGGGCTTAGACAATGAGCAAGGCTTACACCACCTATTGACGAAATCGCCCTGGTCGGTGACGCGATTGCGACAGATTCGCTTAAAGCTCATCCTCAAGCTCCTAGACGGGCAAGCCGTGATTCTGTTGATTGACGAAACGGGCGACTGTAAAAAGGGGAAGCACACCGATTACGTCAAGCGACAATACATCGGCAATGTGGGTAAGAAGGAAAATGGCATCGTGGCAGTGACCGCTTATGCCCTATTTCGTGGCATGATATTGCCCCTATCGTTTGAGGTTTACAAGCCCAAAGAGCGGCTCAAAGCGGGTGATGAGTACAAAACGAAACCGCAGATTGCTGCGGAGATGATCCGTGAACTGCTATCGCTGGGATTTCGGTTTGAATTAGTGCTTGCCGATAGTCTGTACGGCGAAAGTAAAGTCAACTTTATCCGTGTATTGGAGTCGTTGAATCTGCCCTACATCGTGGCGATCCGGTCGAACCACGGGATGTGGTTGCCCCAAGACCAAGAGGTAACCTGTGAACCCTGGCAAGCCTTTCGGCGGACCTTTAGCAATGGCAAAACCGAAGTTCGCTATCGCAGCGAGATTATTTATGGGAAACGTCGAACGGTTCGCTACTGGTTGTTAACGACTAACCCACAAACGTTACCGGACAACTCAACCACTTATGTAATGAGCAATGCGCCGGAGGTCAAACTCGATGAGATTGGGGATCGCTACGGCGAACGAACCTGGATTGAGTATGGACTCAAGCAGAGTAAAGATGCTCTGGGATGGGCGGATTTTCGCGTGACCCATTACAAGCAGATTGAGCGATGGTGGGAGATTGTCATGAGTGCTTTCACGATGGTGAGTTTGTTCGCTGATGCCTTCAATCGGGAATGCCCTTTGTCTCACCAGATATTTGCCCAACACTCTTGGTGGAATAGCCAACGGGGTTGGAAACACCTGCTGAACAACCTGCGCTTAGTGATTGAGCCCTGGATTGCTTTAAACCGACTCAAACCCTGGCTTGAGGTGTTTGAAATCCCATCCTTCATCCAGGGATTTATCCAATTAATCCAGCGGATGCAGCAGTTTTATTGCCCCATCATGCATGACCTTTTGCTACGGCGCGTCCTCTTTAACTCTGCTTAA
- a CDS encoding 2OG-Fe(II) oxygenase codes for MSYYHQHPQAFSQTYLSELQGQILACPYFAVNNLNRDFVGTKGFSIVFRRSHLAEVEQRFPYLKLYLNRVLQQECNAFYLNPLLLEFGSRVDPHIDRSLRSYCETIAPPLVVSVLYVKVATGLEGGELVLRSHKRQVGQIRPQANTLLFFQGDLTHSVNPVKNPGTRLSLVCEQYNLDDTQLREIPELQLESRAIKAEQGRNKRRKRS; via the coding sequence TTGTCCTACTATCATCAACATCCCCAAGCGTTTTCTCAAACCTACCTCAGCGAATTGCAGGGACAAATCTTAGCCTGTCCCTACTTTGCCGTAAATAATCTGAATCGTGATTTTGTAGGAACAAAGGGGTTTTCCATCGTATTTCGGCGCTCCCATCTCGCAGAGGTCGAGCAGCGTTTCCCTTACCTGAAGCTCTACTTGAATCGGGTCTTGCAGCAAGAGTGCAATGCTTTTTACCTGAATCCCCTACTCCTAGAATTTGGCTCGCGGGTAGACCCTCACATCGATCGCTCCCTGCGCTCCTACTGCGAAACGATCGCCCCTCCTCTGGTCGTCAGCGTTTTGTATGTCAAGGTTGCTACAGGTTTAGAGGGAGGAGAACTGGTACTGCGATCGCACAAACGTCAAGTTGGACAAATTCGCCCCCAAGCCAATACGCTGCTATTTTTCCAGGGAGATTTGACTCATTCCGTGAATCCTGTCAAAAATCCAGGTACTCGCCTCAGCCTTGTTTGTGAACAATACAACCTGGATGATACTCAGCTCAGGGAAATCCCAGAACTTCAACTAGAATCAAGGGCAATTAAAGCAGAGCAAGGAAGAAATAAGCGAAGAAAAAGAAGTTAG
- a CDS encoding bile acid:sodium symporter family protein yields the protein MQSNLFTAVLLPLALAVVMLGMGLSLVPEDFRRITRYPKAVAIGTVCQVLLLPLIGALITWVVPMQPAIAVGLIVLAVCPGGPSSNLITYLAKGDVALSVTLTALSSLITVFTIPIFANLALQHFLGQNAAIALPIGPTMLQIFLITLLPTAIGMAIREKFPNTARRLEKSMSRLAIGLLVLIIGLLLIREGSKLPGFIVQVGVGVLLLNLGAMLAGFFAGKLFRLPLAQQICIAIEVGIQNGTLAIAITAGLLNNPDMAVPAAVYSLLMYLTGFGAILYGRRIASGRMS from the coding sequence ATGCAAAGCAATCTCTTTACGGCGGTTTTGCTGCCGCTTGCCCTGGCAGTCGTCATGCTGGGAATGGGGCTGAGTCTGGTTCCAGAGGATTTTCGACGGATCACGCGCTATCCGAAGGCAGTGGCGATCGGGACAGTTTGCCAGGTGCTATTGCTGCCGCTAATTGGGGCATTGATTACGTGGGTGGTGCCCATGCAGCCTGCGATCGCGGTGGGTTTGATTGTCCTGGCGGTGTGTCCCGGAGGTCCTTCTTCTAATCTCATCACCTATCTGGCAAAAGGGGACGTTGCGCTTTCCGTGACGCTAACTGCTCTCAGCAGCCTGATTACGGTCTTCACGATTCCAATCTTTGCGAATCTGGCACTTCAGCATTTTCTGGGACAGAATGCCGCGATCGCCCTGCCGATCGGACCAACAATGCTGCAAATTTTCCTGATTACGCTGCTGCCTACGGCGATCGGGATGGCAATTCGCGAGAAATTTCCCAATACGGCACGTCGGCTGGAAAAGTCCATGAGTCGGCTGGCGATCGGGCTGCTGGTGCTGATTATTGGGCTACTGCTGATTCGCGAGGGCAGTAAACTTCCCGGATTTATTGTGCAGGTCGGCGTGGGTGTGCTGCTGCTGAATTTGGGAGCGATGCTGGCAGGATTTTTTGCCGGAAAGCTGTTTCGGCTACCGCTGGCTCAGCAGATTTGCATTGCGATCGAAGTCGGCATTCAAAACGGAACCCTGGCGATCGCGATTACGGCAGGTTTGCTCAACAATCCCGATATGGCGGTGCCTGCTGCGGTTTACAGTCTGCTGATGTATCTGACAGGATTCGGGGCAATTCTGTACGGCAGGAGAATAGCGAGCGGTCGAATGAGTTGA